A stretch of Henckelia pumila isolate YLH828 chromosome 4, ASM3356847v2, whole genome shotgun sequence DNA encodes these proteins:
- the LOC140864927 gene encoding uncharacterized protein: MRGGRKNLKRAVTEDIVTLLQGQSIMQVVDLRGSNLIEVMDVKGQKLLAIFPAKFQKSMWFKRGSFIMVDESGREEAAESGRKVGGIVTQVLYHDQVRLLQKSPEWPQIFRSIPQEDSKLQLQSNTSQIDDESSSGDDGLPPLEANTNRLNPMGSHVDTESDSDSDSDTNF, translated from the exons ATGAGAGGAGGAAGGAAGAATCTTAAGAGGGCAGTCACGGAAGATATAGTGACTCTACTGCAAGGTCAAAGTATAATGCAAGTTGTGGACCTCAGGGGATCCAATCTTATTGAG GTGATGGACGTGAAAGGGCAGAAATTATTAGCAATTTTCCCAGCAAAGTTCCAGAAAAGCATGTGGTTTAAACGAG GGAGTTTTATCATGGTTGATGAAAGTGGGAGAGAAGAGGCTGCCGAATCTGGTAGAAAAGTGGGAGGCATTGTTACCCAAGTTCTTTATCACGACCAAGTTCGTCTGCTTCAAAAATCACCAGAATG GCCACAGATTTTTAGATCCATTCCCCAAGAAGACTCCAAGCTGCAATTGCAGTCAAATACTTCCCAAATCGACGATGAAAGTTCTAGTGGGGATGATGGACTTCCTCCTTTGGAAGCCAACACGAACAGGCTAAATCCCATGGGATCCCATGTCGACACCGAGTCAGATTCGGATTCGGATTCTGATACAAATTTTTAA
- the LOC140864519 gene encoding ABC transporter I family member 6, chloroplastic yields the protein MAALCTPTLTFRSSAAGTHRHRFIRTPCTLRLRATVAVETTPSSASGGGGIPKLLLEVKDLSAVIVESKQPILKGVNLTVNEGEVHAVMGKNGSGKSTFAKVLVGHPDYEITGGSVTYKGQDLLAMEPEERALAGLFMSFQSPVEIPGVSNIDFLNMAYNARRRKLGLPELGPIEFYGYVAPKLEIVNMKIEFLNRNVNEGFSGGERKRNEILQLAVLGADMAILDEIDSGLDVDALRDVAKSVNGLLTPNNSILLITHYLRLLEFIKPTYIHIMENGRIVKTGDVSLAEILEKEGYKAISAA from the exons ATGGCTGCTCTCTGCACTCCAACCTTGACTTTCAGAAGCTCCGCCGCCGGCACCCACCGCCATCGTTTTATACGGACTCCTTGCACCCTGAGGCTCCGAGCCACAGTGGCTGTTGAGACTACGCCCTCCTCCGCCTCCGGCGGCGGCGGCATTCCGAAACTCCTGCTTGAAGTCAAAGATCTCTCCGCCGTAATCGTGGAATCCAAGCAGCCCATTCTTAAAGGCGTTAATCTCACAGTTAACGAAGGCGAG GTTCATGCTGTGATGGGGAAGAATGGATCTGGGAAGAGTACATTCGCAAAG GTCCTTGTTGGTCATCCAGATTATGAAATTACAGGAGGCAGTGTAACGTATAAAGGTCAAGATTTGTTGGCGATGGAACCTGAGGAAAGAGCTTTGGCTGGATTGTTTATGAGTTTCCAGTCTCCTGTTGAGATTCCTGGAGTTAGCAATATCGACTTCTTGAACATGGCATACAATGCTCGAAGGAGAAAACTTGGGCTTCCAGAGCTTGGGCCAATTGAG TTCTATGGTTATGTGGCACCTAAGCTTGAGATTGTGAATATGAAGATAGAGTTTTTGAATAGAAATGTCAATGAAGGCTTTAGTGGCGGAGAACGGAAGCGCAATGAGATTTTACAACTTGCG GTTCTTGGTGCAGACATGGCCATATTGGATGAAATTGATTCTGGTTTAGACGTTGATGCTCTTCGAGATGTAGCGAAATCAGTTAACGGGCTTCTGACTCCCAACAATTCAATTTTGTTGATCACCCACTATCTACGTCTTTTGGAATTCATTAAACCAACCTATATTCACATAATG